The following proteins are encoded in a genomic region of Cyanobacterium sp. T60_A2020_053:
- a CDS encoding tetratricopeptide repeat protein — protein MKIYRKGNKVKVLFRYKLLLIITILGNYFNPSALRAQSLAPYTPKVDAETLAPYGMQLIQDAVQLIRFREFDLALTRAELATQLAPNQYETWFILGTLYGQQQENQKAIDALLTAKKLAPEEAEVLFSLGNSYFQMGEYQSAIQELEKGLAINSEAPQAYFDLGNSHLQLKQFNQAISAYRQAIKLDEKFWPATNNIGIAQYEQGDRRGALTRWREALGVMEERQAEPLLAIAVTLFREGETSEAIKTASEALTMDGQYGNIDYLIKNLWGENLIKDTKTFFANPTMKNILEEKLIPME, from the coding sequence ATGAAAATATATAGAAAAGGAAATAAAGTAAAAGTGTTGTTTCGTTACAAATTATTATTAATAATTACCATCTTAGGAAACTATTTTAATCCCAGCGCCCTCCGCGCCCAATCCCTAGCGCCCTACACCCCAAAAGTTGACGCTGAAACCCTAGCACCCTATGGGATGCAACTAATACAAGATGCAGTACAACTGATCCGTTTTCGAGAATTTGACTTAGCCTTAACCCGTGCCGAATTAGCCACCCAGTTAGCGCCCAATCAATACGAAACTTGGTTCATTTTGGGTACATTATATGGGCAACAACAGGAAAATCAAAAAGCCATAGATGCCCTATTAACTGCCAAAAAATTAGCACCCGAAGAAGCAGAAGTGTTATTTTCTTTGGGCAACTCTTATTTTCAAATGGGCGAATATCAATCCGCCATTCAAGAATTAGAAAAAGGTTTAGCAATTAATTCAGAAGCACCACAAGCATACTTCGACTTAGGCAACTCCCATTTACAACTAAAACAATTTAATCAAGCTATCAGCGCCTACCGTCAAGCCATCAAGCTGGATGAAAAATTCTGGCCCGCTACCAATAATATTGGTATAGCACAATATGAACAAGGGGATCGGCGAGGGGCGCTGACTCGTTGGCGCGAAGCCCTAGGGGTAATGGAAGAAAGACAAGCAGAGCCTTTATTAGCAATAGCTGTAACCCTTTTTCGTGAAGGTGAAACCAGCGAAGCCATTAAAACCGCATCGGAAGCCCTCACCATGGATGGACAATATGGTAATATTGATTACCTAATTAAAAATCTGTGGGGCGAAAACTTAATTAAAGATACGAAAACATTTTTTGCAAACCCCACCATGAAAAATATTTTAGAAGAAAAACTTATTCCTATGGAATAA
- a CDS encoding isochorismate synthase yields the protein MPVIPDNHFLTDYSQTLQKLIFSAPQNQDYEGEIISISQEINPIDLLVFLAMMKPPQQVSFYCENQRKEEAVVGLGALVKLEVNQDKFNANNNTLNRFQICQDFINKYQHKIDFQDNLEGEKIPYFFSTFNFVAHGDNSCQSFPQAQIFIPYIQLFKRHNQYIITVNTFYLSDAPELDLIKHYLSHNFSKNLTQFYQDKNNDNNPSSLPVINSNNYQSFLDKVNRGLQAIHRGKLLKIVIAHALEIELQRPCNIIKSLENLRKNHPDCYIFAVGNNEEEYFIGASPERLLSIQDRQLVTDALAGSAPRGKNEYNDSYLGENLLNSEKEKREHEIVSQFLFEQLLKLGLTPKKASLQLLKLSNIQHLWTPIYAEIIETINPLEIIAKLHPTPAVAGIPIDVACAEISAYENFDRSLYAAPIGWLDTKGNCEFIVGIRSALIRGNKARLYAGAGIVAGSKPEQELSEIELKFQVLLRALENN from the coding sequence ATGCCGGTAATTCCCGATAACCATTTTTTAACCGACTATTCCCAAACATTACAAAAACTAATTTTTTCTGCTCCACAAAATCAAGATTATGAGGGAGAAATTATCTCTATTTCTCAAGAAATTAATCCCATAGATTTATTAGTTTTTTTGGCAATGATGAAACCACCGCAACAGGTGTCTTTTTACTGTGAAAATCAACGCAAAGAAGAAGCTGTGGTGGGGTTGGGGGCGCTGGTTAAGTTAGAGGTTAATCAGGATAAGTTTAATGCTAACAATAACACATTAAATCGCTTCCAGATTTGTCAAGATTTTATTAATAAATATCAACACAAAATTGATTTTCAAGATAACTTAGAAGGTGAAAAAATCCCCTATTTTTTCTCAACTTTTAATTTTGTTGCTCATGGTGACAATTCCTGTCAATCTTTCCCTCAAGCACAAATTTTTATTCCTTATATTCAGTTATTTAAGCGTCACAATCAATATATTATTACTGTCAATACTTTTTACCTTAGTGATGCCCCTGAATTAGACTTAATTAAACATTATCTAAGTCATAATTTCAGTAAAAATTTAACGCAATTTTATCAAGACAAAAATAATGATAATAACCCTTCATCTTTACCTGTTATTAACTCCAATAATTATCAATCTTTTCTTGATAAAGTTAATCGAGGTTTACAAGCCATTCACAGGGGAAAATTATTAAAAATAGTTATTGCCCATGCCTTAGAAATTGAGCTCCAGCGCCCGTGTAACATCATTAAATCTCTGGAAAATTTGCGAAAAAATCATCCTGATTGTTATATTTTTGCGGTAGGTAATAACGAAGAAGAATACTTTATCGGGGCGAGTCCAGAAAGACTTTTATCTATTCAAGATCGACAATTAGTAACCGATGCTTTAGCCGGATCAGCACCGAGAGGCAAAAATGAATATAATGATAGTTATTTGGGCGAAAATTTATTAAATAGTGAAAAAGAAAAAAGAGAACATGAAATCGTCAGTCAATTTCTTTTTGAACAGTTATTAAAATTAGGATTAACACCTAAAAAAGCCTCATTACAACTATTAAAATTATCCAATATTCAACATCTTTGGACACCAATTTATGCAGAGATTATCGAAACTATTAACCCCTTAGAAATTATCGCTAAATTACATCCAACTCCTGCCGTTGCTGGTATTCCCATTGACGTTGCTTGTGCGGAAATTTCTGCCTATGAAAATTTTGATCGCTCTTTATATGCAGCGCCCATCGGCTGGTTAGATACTAAGGGAAATTGTGAATTTATTGTGGGGATTCGCTCTGCTTTAATTAGGGGTAATAAAGCCCGATTATATGCTGGTGCTGGTATCGTTGCTGGTTCAAAACCTGAACAAGAATTGAGTGAAATCGAACTAAAATTTCAAGTATTGTTGAGGGCGCTGGAAAATAATTAG
- a CDS encoding 2-carboxy-1,4-naphthoquinone phytyltransferase, whose product MTITNPAINISQRQLWLAAIKPPMYTVAIIPITFGAGLAYYETGIFDGVILTVFLFSALAIIAWLNLTNDVFDADTGIDVNKAHSVVNLTGKKNLVFWIANIFLLLGLGGIFLINWWQEDITVFLIILASCFLGYTYQGPPFRLGYQGLGELICLPTFGPMAVGASYYSQTQSFSTNSLLVSSLIGVSTAIILFCSHFHQVEDDLKAGKKSPIVRLGTAKGALFLMVSVIIFYLLVSLFCLWGMLPLTCFGVFLTIPVAYQLVNHVNQYHAQPDKVKNCKFIAVNFHFLTGMVMGAGLFLG is encoded by the coding sequence ATGACGATTACCAATCCAGCTATCAATATCAGCCAACGTCAACTATGGTTAGCCGCTATCAAACCGCCTATGTACACGGTAGCAATTATTCCCATTACTTTTGGCGCTGGTTTGGCTTATTATGAAACGGGGATTTTTGACGGCGTAATTTTGACAGTTTTTTTGTTTAGCGCCCTCGCCATTATTGCTTGGCTAAATCTTACTAATGATGTTTTTGATGCTGACACGGGAATTGATGTAAATAAAGCGCACTCCGTCGTTAATCTGACAGGTAAAAAAAATCTCGTGTTTTGGATTGCTAATATTTTTTTACTGCTAGGTTTAGGGGGAATTTTTCTGATTAATTGGTGGCAAGAGGATATAACGGTTTTTTTGATTATACTTGCCAGTTGTTTTCTCGGTTATACTTATCAAGGTCCTCCTTTTCGTCTCGGTTATCAAGGTTTAGGGGAGTTAATTTGTTTGCCGACTTTTGGCCCTATGGCGGTGGGCGCTTCTTATTATAGTCAAACTCAGTCTTTTTCGACTAATTCTCTGCTGGTTTCCAGTTTAATTGGGGTTTCTACAGCAATTATTCTATTTTGCTCTCATTTTCATCAAGTTGAGGATGACTTGAAGGCAGGGAAAAAGTCTCCCATTGTGCGTTTAGGCACGGCGAAGGGCGCTCTTTTTTTAATGGTCTCAGTTATCATTTTTTATCTATTAGTGTCGTTATTTTGTCTCTGGGGGATGTTACCGTTAACTTGTTTCGGGGTATTCCTAACTATTCCAGTGGCTTATCAACTGGTTAACCATGTTAATCAATATCATGCCCAACCTGACAAGGTTAAAAATTGCAAGTTTATAGCGGTTAACTTTCATTTTCTCACTGGTATGGTGATGGGCGCTGGTTTATTCCTTGGTTAG
- a CDS encoding M23 family metallopeptidase — protein MLKLRWRSLCLFLLAFVMITLIHHVMSPLSEKVALSKEERVAAVWSKASFPVENFQGYTSGFGYRIHPISGRRQFHNGLDIAAPLGSYVRSWWGGEVVALSDNTGCGTMITIQSGQWNHVYCHLMGKVEKTPQGTVLVDRNGSIFLWLGQTVGAGTRIARVGMTGRTTGPHLHWELKYNGKRIDPADVLRQMYAQNS, from the coding sequence ATGTTAAAACTAAGATGGCGTAGCTTGTGCCTATTCTTATTAGCCTTCGTGATGATAACCTTGATTCATCATGTTATGTCGCCACTATCGGAAAAAGTGGCATTATCCAAGGAAGAAAGAGTTGCCGCCGTCTGGAGTAAAGCATCTTTTCCTGTGGAGAATTTTCAGGGTTATACTTCTGGATTTGGTTATCGTATCCATCCCATTTCAGGAAGAAGACAGTTTCACAATGGCTTAGATATTGCGGCGCCTTTGGGTAGTTATGTGCGCAGTTGGTGGGGCGGAGAAGTGGTGGCTTTATCAGATAATACGGGTTGTGGTACGATGATTACCATTCAATCTGGGCAATGGAATCATGTTTATTGTCATTTGATGGGCAAGGTAGAAAAAACGCCTCAAGGGACAGTATTAGTTGATCGTAATGGTAGTATATTTTTATGGTTAGGGCAAACGGTGGGCGCTGGGACGAGAATTGCTAGGGTAGGAATGACGGGTAGAACTACAGGACCTCATTTACATTGGGAATTAAAGTACAACGGTAAGAGAATTGATCCTGCTGATGTATTACGGCAAATGTATGCCCAAAACAGTTAG